GTAAGACGCCGGGGTCCTGCTGTTTCTGATTCTGGGCCCCAGGGGAATTTGCAGCAGGAGATGGGGGTAGAGCACAGGGACCCCACCCTAGGTACAGGCAGCTTGCGCAACCACGGAGGAGCCTTCCTCCAGTGCTGCCAAACTGAAGCCACAGGCATGGGGCTGTGCGGGGGCTGGAATTCCAGTGCCGGCAACCCCACAGCTCCTGATTCCCGAGTCATGAAGTCATCCCCCACCAGGGCTTAACCCCTTCTGGCTCCCCACCCCCACGTGTACCAAGCGTTCAGCAGAGATTCTCGCCTTGGCGGTGGGAGGGGGTTGCCTGCCCACTGCCTTCCTCCCGGCCTGACCCTGCTCCCTTCCGGGAATCCAGCTGCCCTTGACAGGGTGGAAGGGGACCTGATATGATAGTCCGGTTCCGCCCACCTCTCCCCGGAAGCCTGGGCCTCTCCCACAGATGGTAACCTTGTCTTAGGAACGGATGTTCCTTCTCAGGCTCTCCCCTGTGTTACTGGCAAGTCTCTGCTGGGTGAAGTACAGCTTGGGCAGTCAGAAGCACGCCCTGGCCTCTTTCCTGAGCTATGTAGctaactcactgtgtgaccttgggcaagtcactgctgTGTCCGGGACTCATCTTGCAAATTCTGTGAAATGGGAGGACAGGGGCCTCCCTGGGCTCCAGCTGGTGTTCCTGGTTCTGAGGAGACCTTCCACTCCCTGCAGTTAGGGGGTTGGGGAAAAGAGAATGTCTTGGGCAGGGGTGTGTATTGAATGTATTCGAAACCCTGACGCTTCTGGGAAATAATAGGCACTTTAATATTTGAGTTCATTAGTGAAAGAATGAACTTTGCCCAGGGCTGCTGTTCTGTGGGCAGAGGAAGGCTTAACCCAGAAGCTAGGGGGAAGGGTGGTGCGCATCCCATATATTTCCCGACTCTCTTGAAGGAGCTTTGTTTTACGCTCAGCTGAACTTGAGGGGATGGGAGCAGGGTAGCTGATGTTCTGTAGGACTTGGGGAAAGTTCTTCGCCTTCCTGGATCTTTCATACTTTCTTTTTGAAAGCTTCTCAGTGGGGATGGACCTAAGATTCTGCTGTGAACAGCTAGCCCCAATAGGTGGCAGCTGAGTGATACACATGGGTCCTGGAGTGGATGGTCCgtgagggcagaggcagggcttACTTAGCACACGGCAGAATGACTCCGTGGGAGATGTTTGGAAGGCTGAATACACGAGTGTGCTCATGTACTCTTGAGTCCCTAGCTCCGGGCAGAGCCCTGACCCGAAGCTGTCCTGGGGTGTGGGTGGGCCAGCCCTGCCTGTCCCAGCCCAGTCCGACTCAGCTGGGAAAGTTGTCCTGGACAGGGCGTGACCAGCACCAGTGGCCCTCTCCCTGCCGTGGGTGAATCAGCTGTGATAGCATCATAGCGCCCTGGAGTGTGGATGGGGAACAGTGGCTCTGAAGGCGGGCAGCCCTATGTGGAGTCCTCACTTCTCCATCTGCTACTCCCGTCACCAAGAGAAAATGATTTAATATCTTTGATACCCAGCTTCCTCAGTTATAAAATGGAGTTAAAGACTGGCCTTTAGAGTTAttaagaacagagcctggcatatagcaAGTGCCTCAGTACAGGGCACCTAAGATATTTATATTCTGTTCATGACcacctttatatttttattagctCAGAATGGGAACGGaatttgtctaaggtcacacagcaagttagggGCCAGGAGGGGGCCAGGACCCAGGTCTCCAGGCTCTGGCCTGATCCTCTtccagcaccccagctcaccttcctGAACGCCCACTTCACTGCCTCTCCAGGGTTCAGGGGCTGCTATAGAGCACTGGGAGGCGACTGACTGATGTGTCTCCTGTTTTTACCCTAGATCCGAGAAACTGAGGTCATCGACCCCCGAGACCTCCTAGAAGGCCGACACTTTTCCGGAGACTTACCGGACGACGAGGATGTTGGGGTACCTGGGCAGGAGCCCCATGACTTTGAGCTGTCTGGCTCTGGAGATCTGGGTACGGAGGATGTGGTGGGCAGGCCGGGGCCCAGGGCTGGAGGGAACCCATCCTCTTCCTCCTACAAGGGTGACCCCGCCTTGAAGTTGGATTTTCCTATCGTGCCCCTCCCCCTAAAAAGGGGGGAAACAAAAGTTGCCGGATCAACCCATCCCTGAAACCCTCTCTGGGCAAATGGTTTGTTGCTTTGAGTTCAATTTTAGTTCTATCTTTGCGCCAGCCCGAACCTGTCCACCTTCGGAcagggttgggtggggtgggcgtggggaggAGGACTGTTgagtgtttttcttcctttgaaaagGAAAGGGAGCAGCTCAGAAGCCTGGGGGCAAGGTGACGAGAGCGGTGTGGGTGGGAACGGATAGCAAACCCCCTGCTTCAGAGGGCGTGGGAGTAGTGAAGGGGCCCAGACCAGGGGCCGGTAACTCTCCTGGTCTGTGACTTCCTGGCTCCGGCTGCCGGGCTAGACAGAACTGCAAGAGGCATCCCTCCTATGTGTGAGGTGGTGTAATAATTTGAAGTTTGAGCTTTGAAGACATGTAGTCCCGAGTTCCAACTGCCACTCGGTGAcctctaagccttggtttcctcatctgtgagatgggaaTAGAAATGACAGTGCATCGGTGTCTGTGTTGTGGAGTTGGGACTGAGTGAAAGCCCTTGGCATTTACCACACGCTTGGGAAATACACGAATATTGCAATTTCTAATATTTACTGTTGCAATCTAGATTCTTCTCAAATGAATCccctggagatcttgttaaaatacagattttgattTAGTGGACCCTgagggtctgcatttctaaccagctacCGGGTGATGCTGTTGGTCCTGGGATCTATATGGAGCAAGAGTTTGGAGCTGACAAAAAAATCTGCCCAGTTACCAGCTCAACATTCCTGTGAAAGAGCCAGGGAGGCAGGTCTCaggagccccattttacagatgagatgacTGCGGCTGGGGTGGGAATGATCACCTGCTGGACACTGAACATTTGGGGGCCGATTGTGAATTCGAACTCCCACCAGCCCTGGGTCATTGACCTGGGGGTAACCGACCTCACATTCACACGGCCTTTCTGTCCTTACAGATGACTCAGAGGACAGCCCTATCTTCCCGGAAGTGATCCATCCCTTGGTAAGCAGCTACACACTTTTGCCTCTCCTGTTCTTAGTACCTCTTGAGGGGAGCAGAATAAGTGGGAGTCTGACCTCGCTCTGCAAGAAGGCTTCTATTTGTGGCCCTGGACTCTTGGGACAGGCACAACTCTGGGTCATGGGCAAGCCATCCTCTCTGCAGGGGTAATCAGTAAGTGATAAACACTTAGATGTGTTTCCAGCCTCTTTTTTAGTGTGCGTTTCTAGGTATTTCCCAACATTAATATCGAATTATACATACAGTTCTATGTACTTCGTTTTTCACTTAAAGTGATCATGAGTATTTCCACACATAATTAAGTGTTTTTCCTATTCATTTTTATGGCCTGCGTAATCAGAGttcacccagtttcccttatTGATGGAAAAGAGGTTTATGATTTTTTGATCCTTCAATGACAACACTACAGCAAGCATCTTTTACACAAATCTCTGATTAGCCCCTTAGGACAGAGTCCCAGAGGCAAAATTGCTGCCTTAATGGAGAAGCTATTTCTGCAGTTTTGCCAAACCACCCTCCAGAATAGAATAGTAATATTCTATTACTCTAGAATATTCTAGAACACCTGCTTCCCTGTGCCCTTGGTCACGTTATTCATTCCCCTTTTGGGACAGATTTACTAGAAAAGTTGACAGCATAATTGTTGAGAGGTTGTTGCTGATTTCTGCTCTAGGACCACGTGGTTTGGCCAGCGAGATGCAGAACCAGATTCCTCACCTGGCTGAATGTCCCTGTCCCCTGCCCTGGGTCCCTCCCCAAACCATGCTGAGTGTTggtctcttttccttccctctgtccaGGTGCCTCTAGATAACCACATACCTGAGAAGACAGGGCTTGGGAGCCGGGTCCCCACCGAACCCAAGGAACTGGAGGAGAATGAGGTCATCCCCAAGAGGATGTCACCCTTTGGTGGGGACGAGGATGTGTCCAACAAGGTGTCCATGTCCAGCACAGCCCAGGGCAGCAACATCTTTGAGAGGACAGAGGTTCTGGCAGGTAAGGTCCCATGCTTCCCACAAGATACCCCGAAGGGGGAGAGGGCTTCAGGTGGAGGCAGAATAGAGCTGCAGGCAAGGATGCCGCTAGCCCATTAGGCAACTTGGTACCCCTTCCTTGCAACCCCTGGGTGCCCTGGGGCCTTGAAGGATGACACTTCCCCAAAGACTCTGTGCAGCCTGTTTCACAGAGAGGAAGAATTACATATCAAGGgctaaaaaaaatagatgttgaGTCATTCACTTGCCCTAAGTCCttctcttatttacaaagcactttcccaGCCTGAGTTTAGCAGCTGGGGAGTCAATTATTAAAAGTTTAACCTACCTTGAAAATGTCCCCTGAAAGCCCAGAGGCTCCTTTGGGTTGGgctgtcttcccctccccctgctgtcACTTGGCAGCCTTGTGACCTAGGCTGAGAAGCTTTCCAGCCTCAATGGATGAagtgaccctcagtttccttgtctgcaaaTGGATACAGTGCTATCCCCTTGGGTTTCATGACTTCATGAAAAGTAGAATCTAAAATAACTTGGCAAACTGTAAAGGGCCGTTCTGGTTTTAGTATAGTTCACAATAGTAGACGGTACAGTACAGTACACTAGTAGTAGGTGGCACCCAGGGAAACTTCATGGGCCAGATTAAGAAACAGAGGCCTAGAGAGAGTACGTGTTTGGCAAGAGCTGTAGCACTCTTGACTGTAATGTGCTGTGTGGCGAAAGCTCTGTCCCGGGGAGAGGCTTCAGGAGTGGCTCTGTGTAGCCTGGCTGTGGGGTCTTCAGCTGGGGTGGTATTtggctttttctcttcttccctggcAGCTGTGGGGGTCCCCAAAGCTGGGTCGGGGGCTTTGTCAGAGGGAACTCCCTTTCTGGCCAGATTCTACAGGCCGAGGGCCAGCCTGGATGAACCAGCCTGGTGAAGGGGCACTCTGGGCCCAGGCTGGGTTTTTCCTGTCTTCTGGCAAGCAGCTGGGCCGGCAGCTCCGAGTAGGCTGGAGGTACAGGGAAAGAGCCCTGTGCGCTGCCTGCAACCAGGACAGATGAAGGATCTTGCCTGCATCTTGCCGGGGTATAACCCCTGGGGACATTGGGCCCAGCTCAGCGCTGACCCTGGCCCACGGGTCCCAGAGTCAATGTTCTTTGAACTTTATGTGTGatgtgggtggggtgagggatgCTGTCGAAACTAGAGGGGCCCTTAGAGACCTTTTAATCTTTGTAAGTTTCAAACTACTTGGTGGAAGTTCAGAGGTAAAGCCTGCCCCGTCTTTCTTCACCCACAGAGTTTCACTTTTATCTGGTGGATGTGGGATAAGGTTTTGGCTTTTACCAACTAAGCGTTCTACTGCTTTTAAAGAAAAACGTAAAAACCACTGATCTAGTCCAAACAACTGTTTCTTATACATAGAGAGACTCAGACCCAGAGAAAGCAAACCGCTTACTTTGGGTCATTTAGCAAGAGAGAACCGGGTCATCTCAATACTTCCAATGGAGAATTACACAAGTGTGAGATCTTCAGTTGAAAAGTTATATTGTTGAGCTAGCTGAGGCGGGACCCTCCATTccagtagtttttaaaaagcacctgGGACTTTATCCAGTGCTTGTCATGTGCCATGTGATTAATGCACCTGCCTCATTGAGTCCCCATGACAACCACATCCGCCAGGTATGGTTATCTATactctacagataaggaaactgaagcttggagaaGCCTAGTCACTTGTCCAAAGGCACAAGACCAGACAGTGGTAGACCTGGCATTGGAACCTAGGACCACAGGCACTTCTGAGACTGTCCTTGAGCCTTGACCTGTGGGGAATCCCAGCACAGACCAAGGGTCTAACAGGAGTCATCAGAGGGAAAGGTGATGGAAACGGGAAGGGGGTTGATACCTGATAGTCCACGTCCTTTTTCTGGTATTTCCTGGGGGTACTTTGTTGCTGCTTTTTCGTCATTTTAGTCAAGAAAGAGCCTGATTTGGTTCTCTGCCACTCTGTCCCCATTCTGTGCATGGATTTGGAGTGTGTGCAGGGGCAGAAAATTAATCTTCTTAGGTTAAGACTGAATTAGGGGACTCAATCTGCTACAGAAAGGATTCTGGGAGATATCCCTGCCCGCTCAGCAAACAGGAGTGAGCCCTCCGGGCAGCCTGGTGTCGTACAGAGAACATAACATTCACCTGAAAAGCCCACACCTGCCTGACACTAACGAGGTGCCCTCGGCCAGTGCTCCTCTCTGAGCCAAATTGTGTCATAtgttattaagcacctactgttgTGCCAGAATGATTCAGGGTGCTAGGGACACAGATATAAACCACGAAGGTTCATCATTAATGAGTACTCAGCATATGCTATGCACTGTTCTGAGCTCTCTAAgtggattaatttatttaatcctggGGACAAACCTATGAGAAAGGCACTATTGTGTCCATTTTGCAATGAGAGAGATGAAggaattttattatttagatCCCGCAGCCAGTTAAGTGGCAGAGATAGGAATGGAACGTAGGCCTTAAGCACTGAGTTCGTATGTAGGGACATAAACCacatgtacaattttttttttggccacaccgtgcggcatgtgggatcttagttccccaaccagggatcaaacccatgccccctgcagtggaagcatggagtcttaaccactggaccgccagggaagtcccaaaccacaTATATAATTATCTATAACGTAGGAGTGTGGACACATCTGCATGTGGTAACTGTGTATGGTAGCATATACCTGCGTGTGTATAGACTGTATATACCAGTCTATAGACATGTAGGTCTGCACAGGGATGCATGCACACGGGGTCAGCTAGAGAGCTCGCTGTGCTAAGGACCATGGGGTAAGTAGGTTTAAGGGGGATTTCCACAGCCTGcagtttctcttcttcctggctCAGGGCTGAGCTGGGAGTTGGCCTGGTGTTGAGAAAGAGCCTGGCTTT
The sequence above is a segment of the Orcinus orca chromosome 16, mOrcOrc1.1, whole genome shotgun sequence genome. Coding sequences within it:
- the SDC4 gene encoding syndecan-4 — encoded protein: MAPARLLALLWLLVGALAVAAESIRETEVIDPRDLLEGRHFSGDLPDDEDVGVPGQEPHDFELSGSGDLDDSEDSPIFPEVIHPLVPLDNHIPEKTGLGSRVPTEPKELEENEVIPKRMSPFGGDEDVSNKVSMSSTAQGSNIFERTEVLAALIVGGGVGILFAIFLVLLLVYRMKKKDEGSYDLGKKPIYKKAPTNEFYA